Proteins from a single region of Strix uralensis isolate ZFMK-TIS-50842 chromosome 31, bStrUra1, whole genome shotgun sequence:
- the LOC141936074 gene encoding olfactory receptor 14A16-like, producing the protein MSNSSSITEFLLLAFADTRELQLLHFWLFLGIYLAALLGNGLIITAIACDHHLHTPVYFFLLNLSLLDLGSISTTIPKTMANSLWDNRHISYLGCVEQIFFFYFFATAEYFLLTIMSYDRYVAICKPLHYGTLLGSRACVHMAAAAWGTGFLWAVLHTANTFSLPLCKGNAVDQFFCEIPQILKLSCSHSYLREVGFIMVTACLGFGCFVFIVVSYVQIFRVVLRIPSEQGRHKAFSTCLPHLAVVSLFISTAMFAYLKPPSISSPSLDLVVSFLYSVVPPAVNPLIYSMRNQEIKHALTKLITRCYSEAINCSSSL; encoded by the coding sequence atgtccaacagcagctccatcactgagttcctcctcctggcattcgcagacacacgggagctgcagctcttgcacttctggctcttcctgggcatctacctggctgccctcctgggcaacggcctcatcatcaccgccatcgcctgtgaccaccacctgcacacccccgtgtacttcttcctcctcaacctctccctcctcgacctgggctccatctccaccactatCCCTAAAaccatggccaattccctctgggacaacaggcacatctcctacttgggatgtgtgGAACAGATcttcttcttctatttctttgctacagcagagtatttccttctcaccatcatgtcctacgaccgctacgttgccatctgcaaacccctgcactacgggaccctcctgggcagcagagcttgtgtccacatggcagcagctgcctggggcactgggttcctctgggctgtgctgcacacggccaacacattttcattacctctctgcaagggcaatgctgtggaccagttcttctgtgaaatcccccagatcctcaagctctcctgctcacactcctacctcagggaagttgggttTATCATGGTTActgcctgtttaggttttggatgttttgttttcattgtggtgtcctatgtgcagatcttcagggtggtgctgaggatcccctctgagcagggccggcacaaagccttttccacgtgcctccctcacctggctgtagTCTCACTGTTTATCAGCACTGccatgtttgcctacctgaaacccccctccatctcctccccatccctggacctggtggtgtcatttctgtactcagtggtgcctccagcagtgaaccccctcatctacagcatgaggaaccaggagatcaagcATGCCCTGACGAAACTGATAACTAGATGTTATTCTGAAGCAATAAATTGCTCATCTTCTTTGTAA